One Verrucomicrobiia bacterium genomic window, GCCAGGTTGACAATGGTGAGGGCCTGGGCGCCCGAAAGGGCATTGGTGCGAATCTCATCGGCGCGAGCAGCGAGGATTTTGGCGATCTTGGTTTGGGTAGCGCCGACGACTTTTTCATAGTCGGGAGCGACTTTGACCGGAGGATGGATGTCTTCGAGACCAACAGAGACAATGCGCGCGCCGAGTTGGTGGTCATCAGCGGCAGCTTGCATGCTGTCCAGGAGGGATTGGGCCGCTTCCTGGCGGCCAAAAGACATCAACTCGCTCAGGTCCACAGCAGCGAGGTAGCGGACGACTTCGCGAGTAGCGAGGTCCTGAAGGAGGGCGGGGGCATCCTCGTTATTGTACTCCCAATCGACGATATTGGTGATCTGGTACAGGACGGGGATGCTGACGGTCAGGAGGCTCACTGGGGGGGTGCGTTTGCCGGCCGGCTGGTTGGTATCGGTGACCAGACTGGGTTGGTGATTAGCGACCAGGAAATTGTATTCTTTGCTGTGAGCCATGCTCCACAGGACGGCCCGGCCTGCTGCGGCCTGAGGGTCGGGGGTGAAGCCGACGTCGAAGGTTTGGATTTGGTCTGTGCGGAAGCGGTAAATCTGATCGACGGGCCAAGGCCATTTCAGGTGGAGCCCCGGGTTGAGGACGGTCCGGTTTTCGGCCGGTTTACCGAAATGTTCGAGCAGGGCCTGTTCCCCCGGCTCGATAACGACCACGCCAGTGGAGAGCAGGAGCAAAAGGATTTGGAGCGGCAACAGCCAAACCAGGGCGCGTTCGAAGAAGCGGTAGAACCAGGTTTCGGAGACCTTGAAGCCGAATTGGTAATCGATGGCCTGGGCGGCGGTGGTAACGAGGCCCTCAGGCTGGCCCAATAACCCGACTAACCGGCTTTCGTAAAGCGGGCGTTGGATTTTGCCTTTGACGCGCGGCCGATAAATCTCGAGGACAAGGGCAATAAGGGTTTCAACCGAGACGACGGCCAACAGGGCGCAAAGGCCATAGGCGACATACAAATCGCCTCTTGGAAACCCTGCCTGGACAGCCACAATGCCGCCGCCAACAACAGCGCAGAGGACGGCATTGAGCAGCAGGTAACTGGACGCCGGACGCAGGAGCCGCTGGTTTTCAAGGCGCGCGAACGTGGCCGAGAAGCGGCCCAGAAGGAACAGGACCAGCGCAAAGAGGAAAAAGAGGAACAAGCCGGCCATGGGCTGCTTGAGTTCGACCTGGGTGGTGGTGCGGGAGAGCCAGCGCCAGAAGAAATAAGCGCCGCCCGCCTGGATGAGGCAAATCAGCACCGTAAATACCGGGATGAAGAAGCGCTCGAACTGTTCGCGCGAGCGCTGGGCCGGGAAGACCTCGGCGTCTTTAGCCTCAAAGAGGGCCGAAGTGCCATGGGTGCGGGCCAGCTCGTCGAGTTCCATTTTCTCGAGGCGCTCGCTTTGTTCGAGGCGCATCTGGAACCAGCTCAGGGCTGCCACCAGGACGCCCAGGCTAAGGAAGAGAACACAGACCAGGCCGGCGAGGGAATTGGAATAGCGGCTGACGACAAAAGCGGCAACCCCGATGGCAAAAAGGATCAGGAGATTGACCAGCCCGTTTTTCTGTATGCTTCGTTCCATTTAATGCAAACTGATTAATTCATGCGGCAGATCAGCCCAACTCCCGTTCTTCGAACAAGACAATTGCCCCCGCCAGGGCGGCGCCGACATATGCGAGCACGTAGGCGAAGCCCTTTCCGACATAATCCCAGGGGACGGCCCCTTTGTCCGACGCCAGGGTGTCGGCGAGCCAGAAAAGCTGCCAATTTGGGGTGATGGTGTAAAGGACGCAAGCCAGCCAATCGCCGCCCATACCGGCTTTGGCCAAGCGGGCCTTGTCCTCGGGGCTGATAGCAGCGCGCTCGGAGGCGTTCAAGACGTCATCGTGGTTTTTGTCGTATTTTTTGACTATCTCGCGCAGGAGGGCCTTTTGGCTTTCCGACCAGGTTCCGGGACCGGATTCGAGTTCCATTTCATAACGCCAGACGGGGTCGGCACGCCGGCCAAAGAGGTAATCGGACATGGTGCCCAGGAGGAAGAGGGCTGAGCAAACCGCCAGGGTAGGGATCATATCGAGGCGAGTCGAGCAGGCCAGGGCGAGGGCGGCCAGAATCCAGAGGGCAAACAGGACCAGGATGCCGGCGGGGACCATGCGCCAATCGATGCCGGTGGCGAAGGCCTGGGGCTTGGCTTCTTTGGTGTAGAAGTTAATGACAATAAAGGCCAGCGACAGCATGAGCGAGGTGCACAGGACGGCGTCGGAGACAAAGGGACGGCGGAGGAAAAAGTTGCTGAAACCGGCCATGAGATAGCCCAGGACCACGGCCAGGGCAAAGATGCCAAGGGCAAAGAGGTCTGTGGAGCCGTAGGCGTCAAAGGCCATGCGGCTGGTAAGCAGCGCAGCCAGCAGGTTGACGTAGGTCAGCAAGCCCAGTGCGGCGCAGAGGCCGGCATATTTTGCCAGGAGAAACTGGGCGCGGCCAATGGGTTTGGAGAGGACGGCCAGGGCGGTGCCGGTACGGATTTCGCGGGCAAGTGAGGCTGAGGCGCTAAGGACGGCGCCGAACAAGCCGGCCAGGAGCATAACGGCCAGGACGCTGTTTTTGACGAGCTTAGGTTCATCGCCAAAGGCAAAGTAGTAAGGTGTGGCTAAAAAGATTTCGAAAGCCGCCGAACCGGTCATGAGCAGCAGAAACACCGGCTGGCGAACCAGTTCCATAAACGCGTTACTGGCGATGGTAATGAACTGTCGCATCCTACCTAATCAATCAAGCATGTCATGGTATGAATCGCGGAGGTGAAAGCAATCTGATAATG contains:
- a CDS encoding SPFH domain-containing protein, producing the protein MERSIQKNGLVNLLILFAIGVAAFVVSRYSNSLAGLVCVLFLSLGVLVAALSWFQMRLEQSERLEKMELDELARTHGTSALFEAKDAEVFPAQRSREQFERFFIPVFTVLICLIQAGGAYFFWRWLSRTTTQVELKQPMAGLFLFFLFALVLFLLGRFSATFARLENQRLLRPASSYLLLNAVLCAVVGGGIVAVQAGFPRGDLYVAYGLCALLAVVSVETLIALVLEIYRPRVKGKIQRPLYESRLVGLLGQPEGLVTTAAQAIDYQFGFKVSETWFYRFFERALVWLLPLQILLLLLSTGVVVIEPGEQALLEHFGKPAENRTVLNPGLHLKWPWPVDQIYRFRTDQIQTFDVGFTPDPQAAAGRAVLWSMAHSKEYNFLVANHQPSLVTDTNQPAGKRTPPVSLLTVSIPVLYQITNIVDWEYNNEDAPALLQDLATREVVRYLAAVDLSELMSFGRQEAAQSLLDSMQAAADDHQLGARIVSVGLEDIHPPVKVAPDYEKVVGATQTKIAKILAARADEIRTNALSGAQALTIVNLAKAESVSRVSGAFAQAGLFTNQIPAFTAAPSVYIQRAYLQTFVRSTANARKYILLTTNTHDVMVFDLQESIAKDLLNLNVPNPKNK
- a CDS encoding ABC transporter permease; the protein is MRQFITIASNAFMELVRQPVFLLLMTGSAAFEIFLATPYYFAFGDEPKLVKNSVLAVMLLAGLFGAVLSASASLAREIRTGTALAVLSKPIGRAQFLLAKYAGLCAALGLLTYVNLLAALLTSRMAFDAYGSTDLFALGIFALAVVLGYLMAGFSNFFLRRPFVSDAVLCTSLMLSLAFIVINFYTKEAKPQAFATGIDWRMVPAGILVLFALWILAALALACSTRLDMIPTLAVCSALFLLGTMSDYLFGRRADPVWRYEMELESGPGTWSESQKALLREIVKKYDKNHDDVLNASERAAISPEDKARLAKAGMGGDWLACVLYTITPNWQLFWLADTLASDKGAVPWDYVGKGFAYVLAYVGAALAGAIVLFEERELG